From the Vespa velutina chromosome 16, iVesVel2.1, whole genome shotgun sequence genome, one window contains:
- the LOC124954810 gene encoding diacylglycerol lipase-alpha isoform X7 has translation MCIFLLWEYILGYLVLFIVSMVVEFSICFLATRGSILDTAVRAPMQYILYIRLFLLLVEAGWLCAGITWLTRFYQTCPVDQAKDVMLGLVISNWCVLASVMVTVWCTYDAAGRSWVKMKKYQRSMREAESRSGRLHYKRSGSRNRNWRQRKVIRAYQDSWDNRCRLLFCCMGNSDRSRNSFADIARLLSDFFRDLDVVPSDVVAGLVLLRKFQKVERELIVKQKKNDTYEFLSGVPVTPRTKFLSLTEDGDLGHFQLAIHYMHFALAAYGWPMFLINHSTGLCQLCTRLRCACFPCGNQEDEATIVEDNCCQCNYTALRKMVKVGEVEVVYATFHVDVGETPFFVALDYTKKKVVISIRGTLSMKDVLTDLNAEGEVLPLTPPKDDWLGHKGMVQAAEYIRKKLQEENIIARALSKDPSRGTDQFGLTLVGHSLGAGTAAILAILLRQEYPDLICFSFAPPGGLLSMPAQQYSQEFTTSVVVGKDVVPRLGLRQMESLRADLINAIKRSVDPKWKTIACSVMCCGCGSTPTSAANMEAGGCISEYQRDKDLARSQAIIPMDSSIALTLHRPLYPPGRIIHVVRHHPNKGEKKYESRWRQVLSKREPVYQALWAGPCDFDEVLISPVMIQDHMPDSMLKALNKVVTTLGPAKPQRLASGHASSAEPSEVREVMEVQELEIEQEMRALLSPSTPVKCQSNNLAGTPPHKLCLETSFTSLQSPTEFPQAGRELSVDSRGIPWEYVSLASDLLNTPRPDDSKLLNRRGDWEDVSRTAPLATPETLSETSSNPPSPIPPPRPMRRTPKIPGNLSTAADDLKNNLHFAMLSAKNYFLREENIGSNSSSGNSEASYESAKSLTADLPPPVPRRRDSIIVRREQRVCTAACCRDDLSENSSTHASSHSSRISRTSHHVQIDFPEGDNETNGSSLDFFEAKGSSGQRDSSNDVFLSVRSSPECKGLMAPATDLGAEWKRRFDATGLSSDASLPLLRGLSPTPTTAQHSSSPFFNAKRKKYVYPITLMGRGESSV, from the exons ATGTGTATATTTCTTCTATGGGAATACATATTAGGCTATCTCGTGCTTTTCATAGTCTCCATGGTGGTAGAGTTCTCAATCTGTTTTCTTGCAACGAGAGGCAGTATTCTGGACACTGCGGTGAGGGCACCGATGCAATACATACTTTATATTCGCTTAT tcCTCTTATTGGTAGAAGCAGGATGGTTGTGTGCAGGAATAACTTGGTTAACACGATTCTATCAAACTTGCCCTGTGGACCAAGCTAAGGATGTGATGCTGG GTTTGGTGATATCGAATTGGTGTGTGTTGGCGTCGGTGATGGTGACGGTATGGTGTACGTACGACGCCGCTGGCAGATCCTGggtgaaaatgaagaaatatcaACGTAGCATGAGGGAGGCGGAATCGAGGAGCGGTAGATTACACTATAAACGCAGCGGCAGCAGAAACCGAAATTGGCGACAACG aaaagTTATACGTGCCTATCAAGATAGCTGGGACAACAGATGCAGATTGTTGTTTTGTTGTATGGGAAATTCCGATCGAAGTaga AACTCTTTCGCTGACATTGCCAGACTGTTGAGCGACTTTTTCCGTGACCTTGACGTGGTACCATCAGACGTTGTAGCCGGGCTGGTGCTTCTACGAAAGTTTCAAAAAGTTGAAAGAGAACTGATAgtaaagcaaaagaaaaacgacACGTATGAGTTCCTCTCAGGCGTACCAGTAACGCCTCGTACTAAGTTTCTCTCCTTGACCGAGGACGGCGATCTGGGCCATTTTCAATTGGCCATTCATTATATGCACTTCGCTCTCGCTGCCTACGGTTGGCCTATGTTCCTCATTAATCATTCTACGGGACTCTGCCAATTATGCACGAG GCTAAGATGTGCTTGCTTTCCATGTGGCAATCAGGAGGACGAAGCTACGATAGTGGAAGATAACTGTTGTCAATGCAATTATACGGCTCTAAGGAAAATGGTCAAAGTTGGCGAAGTCGAAGTTGTTTATGCGACCTTTCATGTGGACGTCGGAGAGACACCATTTTTCGTAGCGCTCGATTACacgaaaaaaaag gTTGTCATCAGTATACGAGGGACGCTCAGTATGAAAGACGTTTTAACAGATTTAAATGCGGAAGGTGAAGTATTACCATTAACCCCGCCGAAAGACGATTGGCTAGGTCATAAGGGTATGGTTCAAGCCGCAGAATACATACGCAAAAAGCTTCAAGAAGAGAACATTATCGCGCGAGCGCTATCAAAG GATCCTTCGAGAGGAACCGATCAATTTGGATTGACATTGGTTGGTCATTCTCTTGGTGCAGGCACCGCCGCAATACTTGCAATTTTACTTAGGCAAGAATATCCGGATTtgatatgtttttctttcgcacCACCCGGTGGATTGCTCAGTATGCCAGCTCAACAATATTCTCAAGAATTTACGACGTCCGTAGTTGTAGGGAAAGACGTTGTACCTAGACTAGGATTACGACAGATGGAAAGTTTAAGGGCCGACCTTATTAATGCGATAAAAAGGAGCGTCGATCCCAAG TGGAAAACGATAGCTTGTTCGGTAATGTGTTGCGGATGTGGCTCGACACCCACGTCGGCGGCTAATATGGAGGCTGGTGGATGTATCAGCGAGTATCAGAGAGACAAGGATCTGGCACGATCTCAAGCGATCATACCTATGGATTCGAGTATCGCATTGACCTTGCATAGGCCGCTCTATCCACCTGGTAGAATTATTCACGTGGTTCGACATCATCCTAATAAGGGCGA gaaAAAGTATGAATCACGGTGGAG GCAGGTGTTGTCTAAACGCGAACCAGTCTACCAGGCATTATGGGCAGGACCATGCGACTTCGACGAGGTGTTAATAAGTCCAGTGATGATACAGGACCACATGCCGGATAGCATGCTGAAGGCCTTGAATAAG GTTGTAACAACCCTGGGACCAGCGAAGCCACAGCGTTTGGCATCTGGACATGCTTCGTCCGCTGAACCATCGGAAGTACGAGAAGTTATGGAGGTCCAGGAGCTAGAAATCGAGCAAGAAATGAGGGCTCTTCTCTCACCTTCTACTCCGGTCAAGTGTCAGAGCAATAATCTAGCAGGGACACCACCGCACAAGCTTTGCCTCGAGACGAGCTTTACATCATTGCAGAGTCCGACGGAATTCCCGCAGGCTGGCCGAGAACTCAGCGTTGACTCCAGAGGAATACCATGGGAATACGTTAGCTTGGCCAGCGACTTGCTCAACACACCACGACCAGATGACAGTAAATT ATTAAATCGTCGTGGAGATTGGGAAGATGTCTCTCGTACTGCACCCCTTGCCACCCCCGAAACATTGTCAGAGACATCGAGTAATCCACCCTCGCCAATACCACCGCCAAGACCAATGAGACGCACACCAAAGATTCCGGGAAACTTGTCAACGGCGGCGGACGACCTCAAAAACAATCTCCACTTTGCTATGCTCTCGGCGAAGAATTACTTTCTGAGGGAGGAGAATATTGGAAGTAATAGCAGTAGTGGTAATAGCGAGGCAAGCTACGAAAGTGCCAAGAGTTTGACAGCTGATCTTCCGCCGCCTGTACCAAGAAGAAGGGATTCGATTATCGTTAGAAG agaACAAAGGGTATGCACGGCTGCATGTTGTAGAGACGATCTATCGGAAAATTCGTCCACTCATGCGTCCTCTCATTCCTCCAGAATTTCACGTACGTCTCATCATGTACAAATAGATTTTCCTGAAGGAGATAACGAGACGAACGGATCTAGTTTAGATTTCTTCGAGGCTAAG GGCTCGTCAGGTCAACGTGATAGCAGTAACGACGTATTCCTTAGCGTTCGAAGTTCTCCAGAATGTAAAGGATTAATGGCACCTGCCACTGATCTTGGTGCCGAATGGAAAAGAAGGTTCGATGCTACTGGTTTAAGCAGTGATGCATCTTTGCCTCTTCTTCGTGGTCTTTCGCCTACACCAACTACCGCACAACACAGTTCTTCGCCATTCTTTAATgctaaacgaaagaaatatgtttATCCTATTACATTGATGGGTCGAGGCGAAAGCAGCGTCTag
- the LOC124954810 gene encoding diacylglycerol lipase-alpha isoform X6 gives MICSYHFSFFYLFTQFISHGPKQESLSLNPRVILTPLRYRKVTVLGVLLGILQWDRSVMCIFLLWEYILGYLVLFIVSMVVEFSICFLATRGSILDTAVRAPMQYILYIRLFLLLVEAGWLCAGITWLTRFYQTCPVDQAKDVMLGLVISNWCVLASVMVTVWCTYDAAGRSWVKMKKYQRSMREAESRSGRLHYKRSGSRNRNWRQRKVIRAYQDSWDNRCRLLFCCMGNSDRSRNSFADIARLLSDFFRDLDVVPSDVVAGLVLLRKFQKVERELIVKQKKNDTYEFLSGVPVTPRTKFLSLTEDGDLGHFQLAIHYMHFALAAYGWPMFLINHSTGLCQLCTRLRCACFPCGNQEDEATIVEDNCCQCNYTALRKMVKVGEVEVVYATFHVDVGETPFFVALDYTKKKVVISIRGTLSMKDVLTDLNAEGEVLPLTPPKDDWLGHKGMVQAAEYIRKKLQEENIIARALSKDPSRGTDQFGLTLVGHSLGAGTAAILAILLRQEYPDLICFSFAPPGGLLSMPAQQYSQEFTTSVVVGKDVVPRLGLRQMESLRADLINAIKRSVDPKWKTIACSVMCCGCGSTPTSAANMEAGGCISEYQRDKDLARSQAIIPMDSSIALTLHRPLYPPGRIIHVVRHHPNKGEKKYESRWRQVLSKREPVYQALWAGPCDFDEVLISPVMIQDHMPDSMLKALNKVSACRNRSGTVDANAAANTVTDAIDDAADGASSRAALCASLELDVPTYRRASDQRHVVLHHQNTSTTRGRDADANADAYATTPSSCHETRLNRRGDWEDVSRTAPLATPETLSETSSNPPSPIPPPRPMRRTPKIPGNLSTAADDLKNNLHFAMLSAKNYFLREENIGSNSSSGNSEASYESAKSLTADLPPPVPRRRDSIIVRREQRVCTAACCRDDLSENSSTHASSHSSRISRTSHHVQIDFPEGDNETNGSSLDFFEAKGSSGQRDSSNDVFLSVRSSPECKGLMAPATDLGAEWKRRFDATGLSSDASLPLLRGLSPTPTTAQHSSSPFFNAKRKKYVYPITLMGRGESSV, from the exons ATGATTTGTTCATaccatttttcattcttctatttattcaCTCAGTTCA TTTCGCATGGCCCTAAGCAAGAATCCCTAAGTCTGAATCCACGTGTTATTCTTACTCCATTGCGATAtcgaaa GGTGACAGTACTCGGAGTCCTATTGGGAATCCTTCAATGGGATCGCAGTGTTATGTGTATATTTCTTCTATGGGAATACATATTAGGCTATCTCGTGCTTTTCATAGTCTCCATGGTGGTAGAGTTCTCAATCTGTTTTCTTGCAACGAGAGGCAGTATTCTGGACACTGCGGTGAGGGCACCGATGCAATACATACTTTATATTCGCTTAT tcCTCTTATTGGTAGAAGCAGGATGGTTGTGTGCAGGAATAACTTGGTTAACACGATTCTATCAAACTTGCCCTGTGGACCAAGCTAAGGATGTGATGCTGG GTTTGGTGATATCGAATTGGTGTGTGTTGGCGTCGGTGATGGTGACGGTATGGTGTACGTACGACGCCGCTGGCAGATCCTGggtgaaaatgaagaaatatcaACGTAGCATGAGGGAGGCGGAATCGAGGAGCGGTAGATTACACTATAAACGCAGCGGCAGCAGAAACCGAAATTGGCGACAACG aaaagTTATACGTGCCTATCAAGATAGCTGGGACAACAGATGCAGATTGTTGTTTTGTTGTATGGGAAATTCCGATCGAAGTaga AACTCTTTCGCTGACATTGCCAGACTGTTGAGCGACTTTTTCCGTGACCTTGACGTGGTACCATCAGACGTTGTAGCCGGGCTGGTGCTTCTACGAAAGTTTCAAAAAGTTGAAAGAGAACTGATAgtaaagcaaaagaaaaacgacACGTATGAGTTCCTCTCAGGCGTACCAGTAACGCCTCGTACTAAGTTTCTCTCCTTGACCGAGGACGGCGATCTGGGCCATTTTCAATTGGCCATTCATTATATGCACTTCGCTCTCGCTGCCTACGGTTGGCCTATGTTCCTCATTAATCATTCTACGGGACTCTGCCAATTATGCACGAG GCTAAGATGTGCTTGCTTTCCATGTGGCAATCAGGAGGACGAAGCTACGATAGTGGAAGATAACTGTTGTCAATGCAATTATACGGCTCTAAGGAAAATGGTCAAAGTTGGCGAAGTCGAAGTTGTTTATGCGACCTTTCATGTGGACGTCGGAGAGACACCATTTTTCGTAGCGCTCGATTACacgaaaaaaaag gTTGTCATCAGTATACGAGGGACGCTCAGTATGAAAGACGTTTTAACAGATTTAAATGCGGAAGGTGAAGTATTACCATTAACCCCGCCGAAAGACGATTGGCTAGGTCATAAGGGTATGGTTCAAGCCGCAGAATACATACGCAAAAAGCTTCAAGAAGAGAACATTATCGCGCGAGCGCTATCAAAG GATCCTTCGAGAGGAACCGATCAATTTGGATTGACATTGGTTGGTCATTCTCTTGGTGCAGGCACCGCCGCAATACTTGCAATTTTACTTAGGCAAGAATATCCGGATTtgatatgtttttctttcgcacCACCCGGTGGATTGCTCAGTATGCCAGCTCAACAATATTCTCAAGAATTTACGACGTCCGTAGTTGTAGGGAAAGACGTTGTACCTAGACTAGGATTACGACAGATGGAAAGTTTAAGGGCCGACCTTATTAATGCGATAAAAAGGAGCGTCGATCCCAAG TGGAAAACGATAGCTTGTTCGGTAATGTGTTGCGGATGTGGCTCGACACCCACGTCGGCGGCTAATATGGAGGCTGGTGGATGTATCAGCGAGTATCAGAGAGACAAGGATCTGGCACGATCTCAAGCGATCATACCTATGGATTCGAGTATCGCATTGACCTTGCATAGGCCGCTCTATCCACCTGGTAGAATTATTCACGTGGTTCGACATCATCCTAATAAGGGCGA gaaAAAGTATGAATCACGGTGGAG GCAGGTGTTGTCTAAACGCGAACCAGTCTACCAGGCATTATGGGCAGGACCATGCGACTTCGACGAGGTGTTAATAAGTCCAGTGATGATACAGGACCACATGCCGGATAGCATGCTGAAGGCCTTGAATAAG GTGTCAGCGTGCAGAAATCGGAGCGGTACCGTGGATGCCAATGCAGCTGCCAATACAGTCACAGATGCAATCGACGATGCAGCCGATGGTGCAAGTTCACGTGCAGCTTTGTGCGCATCTCTCGAGCTAGATGTACCAACGTACAGGAGAGCATCCGATCAACGACACGTCGTACTCCATCATCAAAATACTTCGACGACACGTGGCCGCGATGCCGACGCCAACGCCGACGCCTATGCCACCACACCCTCTTCCTGCCACGAGACAAG ATTAAATCGTCGTGGAGATTGGGAAGATGTCTCTCGTACTGCACCCCTTGCCACCCCCGAAACATTGTCAGAGACATCGAGTAATCCACCCTCGCCAATACCACCGCCAAGACCAATGAGACGCACACCAAAGATTCCGGGAAACTTGTCAACGGCGGCGGACGACCTCAAAAACAATCTCCACTTTGCTATGCTCTCGGCGAAGAATTACTTTCTGAGGGAGGAGAATATTGGAAGTAATAGCAGTAGTGGTAATAGCGAGGCAAGCTACGAAAGTGCCAAGAGTTTGACAGCTGATCTTCCGCCGCCTGTACCAAGAAGAAGGGATTCGATTATCGTTAGAAG agaACAAAGGGTATGCACGGCTGCATGTTGTAGAGACGATCTATCGGAAAATTCGTCCACTCATGCGTCCTCTCATTCCTCCAGAATTTCACGTACGTCTCATCATGTACAAATAGATTTTCCTGAAGGAGATAACGAGACGAACGGATCTAGTTTAGATTTCTTCGAGGCTAAG GGCTCGTCAGGTCAACGTGATAGCAGTAACGACGTATTCCTTAGCGTTCGAAGTTCTCCAGAATGTAAAGGATTAATGGCACCTGCCACTGATCTTGGTGCCGAATGGAAAAGAAGGTTCGATGCTACTGGTTTAAGCAGTGATGCATCTTTGCCTCTTCTTCGTGGTCTTTCGCCTACACCAACTACCGCACAACACAGTTCTTCGCCATTCTTTAATgctaaacgaaagaaatatgtttATCCTATTACATTGATGGGTCGAGGCGAAAGCAGCGTCTag
- the LOC124954810 gene encoding diacylglycerol lipase-alpha isoform X3: MPGIVVFRRRWSVGSDDLVVPGAFLFILHLIWVTVLGVLLGILQWDRSVMCIFLLWEYILGYLVLFIVSMVVEFSICFLATRGSILDTAVRAPMQYILYIRLFLLLVEAGWLCAGITWLTRFYQTCPVDQAKDVMLGLVISNWCVLASVMVTVWCTYDAAGRSWVKMKKYQRSMREAESRSGRLHYKRSGSRNRNWRQRKVIRAYQDSWDNRCRLLFCCMGNSDRSRNSFADIARLLSDFFRDLDVVPSDVVAGLVLLRKFQKVERELIVKQKKNDTYEFLSGVPVTPRTKFLSLTEDGDLGHFQLAIHYMHFALAAYGWPMFLINHSTGLCQLCTRLRCACFPCGNQEDEATIVEDNCCQCNYTALRKMVKVGEVEVVYATFHVDVGETPFFVALDYTKKKVVISIRGTLSMKDVLTDLNAEGEVLPLTPPKDDWLGHKGMVQAAEYIRKKLQEENIIARALSKDPSRGTDQFGLTLVGHSLGAGTAAILAILLRQEYPDLICFSFAPPGGLLSMPAQQYSQEFTTSVVVGKDVVPRLGLRQMESLRADLINAIKRSVDPKWKTIACSVMCCGCGSTPTSAANMEAGGCISEYQRDKDLARSQAIIPMDSSIALTLHRPLYPPGRIIHVVRHHPNKGEKKYESRWRQVLSKREPVYQALWAGPCDFDEVLISPVMIQDHMPDSMLKALNKVVTTLGPAKPQRLASGHASSAEPSEVREVMEVQELEIEQEMRALLSPSTPVKCQSNNLAGTPPHKLCLETSFTSLQSPTEFPQAGRELSVDSRGIPWEYVSLASDLLNTPRPDDSKLLNRRGDWEDVSRTAPLATPETLSETSSNPPSPIPPPRPMRRTPKIPGNLSTAADDLKNNLHFAMLSAKNYFLREENIGSNSSSGNSEASYESAKSLTADLPPPVPRRRDSIIVRREQRVCTAACCRDDLSENSSTHASSHSSRISRTSHHVQIDFPEGDNETNGSSLDFFEAKGSSGQRDSSNDVFLSVRSSPECKGLMAPATDLGAEWKRRFDATGLSSDASLPLLRGLSPTPTTAQHSSSPFFNAKRKKYVYPITLMGRGESSV, encoded by the exons ATGCCTGGCATCGTGGTATTCCGACGACGCTGGAGCGTCGGCAGCGACGATCTCGTTGTACCTGGTGCCTTCCTCTTCATTTTGCATCTCATATG GGTGACAGTACTCGGAGTCCTATTGGGAATCCTTCAATGGGATCGCAGTGTTATGTGTATATTTCTTCTATGGGAATACATATTAGGCTATCTCGTGCTTTTCATAGTCTCCATGGTGGTAGAGTTCTCAATCTGTTTTCTTGCAACGAGAGGCAGTATTCTGGACACTGCGGTGAGGGCACCGATGCAATACATACTTTATATTCGCTTAT tcCTCTTATTGGTAGAAGCAGGATGGTTGTGTGCAGGAATAACTTGGTTAACACGATTCTATCAAACTTGCCCTGTGGACCAAGCTAAGGATGTGATGCTGG GTTTGGTGATATCGAATTGGTGTGTGTTGGCGTCGGTGATGGTGACGGTATGGTGTACGTACGACGCCGCTGGCAGATCCTGggtgaaaatgaagaaatatcaACGTAGCATGAGGGAGGCGGAATCGAGGAGCGGTAGATTACACTATAAACGCAGCGGCAGCAGAAACCGAAATTGGCGACAACG aaaagTTATACGTGCCTATCAAGATAGCTGGGACAACAGATGCAGATTGTTGTTTTGTTGTATGGGAAATTCCGATCGAAGTaga AACTCTTTCGCTGACATTGCCAGACTGTTGAGCGACTTTTTCCGTGACCTTGACGTGGTACCATCAGACGTTGTAGCCGGGCTGGTGCTTCTACGAAAGTTTCAAAAAGTTGAAAGAGAACTGATAgtaaagcaaaagaaaaacgacACGTATGAGTTCCTCTCAGGCGTACCAGTAACGCCTCGTACTAAGTTTCTCTCCTTGACCGAGGACGGCGATCTGGGCCATTTTCAATTGGCCATTCATTATATGCACTTCGCTCTCGCTGCCTACGGTTGGCCTATGTTCCTCATTAATCATTCTACGGGACTCTGCCAATTATGCACGAG GCTAAGATGTGCTTGCTTTCCATGTGGCAATCAGGAGGACGAAGCTACGATAGTGGAAGATAACTGTTGTCAATGCAATTATACGGCTCTAAGGAAAATGGTCAAAGTTGGCGAAGTCGAAGTTGTTTATGCGACCTTTCATGTGGACGTCGGAGAGACACCATTTTTCGTAGCGCTCGATTACacgaaaaaaaag gTTGTCATCAGTATACGAGGGACGCTCAGTATGAAAGACGTTTTAACAGATTTAAATGCGGAAGGTGAAGTATTACCATTAACCCCGCCGAAAGACGATTGGCTAGGTCATAAGGGTATGGTTCAAGCCGCAGAATACATACGCAAAAAGCTTCAAGAAGAGAACATTATCGCGCGAGCGCTATCAAAG GATCCTTCGAGAGGAACCGATCAATTTGGATTGACATTGGTTGGTCATTCTCTTGGTGCAGGCACCGCCGCAATACTTGCAATTTTACTTAGGCAAGAATATCCGGATTtgatatgtttttctttcgcacCACCCGGTGGATTGCTCAGTATGCCAGCTCAACAATATTCTCAAGAATTTACGACGTCCGTAGTTGTAGGGAAAGACGTTGTACCTAGACTAGGATTACGACAGATGGAAAGTTTAAGGGCCGACCTTATTAATGCGATAAAAAGGAGCGTCGATCCCAAG TGGAAAACGATAGCTTGTTCGGTAATGTGTTGCGGATGTGGCTCGACACCCACGTCGGCGGCTAATATGGAGGCTGGTGGATGTATCAGCGAGTATCAGAGAGACAAGGATCTGGCACGATCTCAAGCGATCATACCTATGGATTCGAGTATCGCATTGACCTTGCATAGGCCGCTCTATCCACCTGGTAGAATTATTCACGTGGTTCGACATCATCCTAATAAGGGCGA gaaAAAGTATGAATCACGGTGGAG GCAGGTGTTGTCTAAACGCGAACCAGTCTACCAGGCATTATGGGCAGGACCATGCGACTTCGACGAGGTGTTAATAAGTCCAGTGATGATACAGGACCACATGCCGGATAGCATGCTGAAGGCCTTGAATAAG GTTGTAACAACCCTGGGACCAGCGAAGCCACAGCGTTTGGCATCTGGACATGCTTCGTCCGCTGAACCATCGGAAGTACGAGAAGTTATGGAGGTCCAGGAGCTAGAAATCGAGCAAGAAATGAGGGCTCTTCTCTCACCTTCTACTCCGGTCAAGTGTCAGAGCAATAATCTAGCAGGGACACCACCGCACAAGCTTTGCCTCGAGACGAGCTTTACATCATTGCAGAGTCCGACGGAATTCCCGCAGGCTGGCCGAGAACTCAGCGTTGACTCCAGAGGAATACCATGGGAATACGTTAGCTTGGCCAGCGACTTGCTCAACACACCACGACCAGATGACAGTAAATT ATTAAATCGTCGTGGAGATTGGGAAGATGTCTCTCGTACTGCACCCCTTGCCACCCCCGAAACATTGTCAGAGACATCGAGTAATCCACCCTCGCCAATACCACCGCCAAGACCAATGAGACGCACACCAAAGATTCCGGGAAACTTGTCAACGGCGGCGGACGACCTCAAAAACAATCTCCACTTTGCTATGCTCTCGGCGAAGAATTACTTTCTGAGGGAGGAGAATATTGGAAGTAATAGCAGTAGTGGTAATAGCGAGGCAAGCTACGAAAGTGCCAAGAGTTTGACAGCTGATCTTCCGCCGCCTGTACCAAGAAGAAGGGATTCGATTATCGTTAGAAG agaACAAAGGGTATGCACGGCTGCATGTTGTAGAGACGATCTATCGGAAAATTCGTCCACTCATGCGTCCTCTCATTCCTCCAGAATTTCACGTACGTCTCATCATGTACAAATAGATTTTCCTGAAGGAGATAACGAGACGAACGGATCTAGTTTAGATTTCTTCGAGGCTAAG GGCTCGTCAGGTCAACGTGATAGCAGTAACGACGTATTCCTTAGCGTTCGAAGTTCTCCAGAATGTAAAGGATTAATGGCACCTGCCACTGATCTTGGTGCCGAATGGAAAAGAAGGTTCGATGCTACTGGTTTAAGCAGTGATGCATCTTTGCCTCTTCTTCGTGGTCTTTCGCCTACACCAACTACCGCACAACACAGTTCTTCGCCATTCTTTAATgctaaacgaaagaaatatgtttATCCTATTACATTGATGGGTCGAGGCGAAAGCAGCGTCTag